From the Aerococcus viridans genome, the window TAACTGGTGAGGCAGGTGCCAATCAAGAAACAACTAGAACCACCCTTATTTCCTTACGTGATGCCTTAGTAGATGTTGCTGTTGACAACGGAAAAGTAGGGGATTTAACAGAAGAGCGAGATACTTTAGGCGCTGCATTAATGGATTTTATCACGCCAGCCCCTAGTGTTTTAAATCAACACTTTTGGGATACCTATCAAATTTCTCCAGAAGAGGCCATCCAGGAATTTTATGCGCTGAGTCAACGTAATGACTATATTAAAGTAGGGGCCATTGCTAAGAACATTGCGTATACAAGTCAAACGGCCTATGGACCAGTGGAAATTACCATTAACCTATCAAAACCTGAAAAAGATCCCAAGGCAATCGCTGCCGCCAAAAAAGCGCAATCTTCTAGTTATCCTCTTTGCCAGCTATGCATGGAAAATGAAGGATATCAAGGCAGAATCAACCATCCGGCGCGCGCTAACCACAGAATTATTCGTCTTCAATTAGGGGTTCCAATATTCACCATATGCCTATTTCAATGAGCATAGTATTGTATTAAACACACAGCATGTCCCCATGGTCATTTCAAAACAAACATTTGAACAATTATTAGACATTGTAGCTATTTTTCCTGGATATTTTGCTGGATCTAATGCCGATTTGCCGATTGTAGGAGGTTCAATTCTAACGCATAATCATTATCAAACGGGACGTCATGATTTCCCTATGGCTAAGGCGCCCTTTGAAAGTCAATTCACGTTTGAAGGTTACCCAAACATCCAAGCTGGGATTGTCAAATGGCCCATGTCTGTGATAAGTCTACAAGGAAAAGAGCGGGGAGATTTGGTGACCCTGGCCGATAAAATCCGACTGGCTTGGCAAACATATGAAGATCCAAATCTAGATGTAATTGCATATACAGGGGACGAAGCTCATCATACAATTACACCTATCGCCCGCAAAAATGGGGACAAATTCGAACTAGATTTGGTTTTACGTGATAATCATACTTCATCACAATATCCAGATGGCGTTTATCATCCACATCAAGATGTGCAACATATTAAACAGGAAAATATCGGTTTAATTGAAGTAATGGGCTTAGCTATATTACCACCACGCTTAAAAGATGAAATCTCGGCAGTTGCTGACTATCTATTAGATAAAGAAAATAATATTGCAGCTTACCATTTAACATGGGCACAAGAATTAAAGCAAAATTATCACCATACTTTTACTCCAGATACAGTGCATACTATTTTAAAAGATGAAATTGCAAATGTTTTTGTACGCGTCTTAGAAGATGCTGGTGTGTATAAAGATACACCAGCAGGAAAAGATGGCTTTAATCGATTTATTCAATCGGTAGGTATCGTTTCTTAAACTTTTCATGCCCCCGTTTCTTGCTATTTGGAGACGGGGGTTTTCTTTTTCTCTAATGAAAATCAAATGCTATAATGGCATTAATGAAATTTAGAGGAGAGAACGTCTGATGCAAAAAGAAGTAATAAAGCTATATAATGATCGTGATGATGTGACCTTAACTAGCTACGTGATTGATCCAATCCGCACAAGTAATGTGAATATTGAACGACCGGCCGTGATTATCTGTCCCGGTGGTTCATATATGTACTGTTCAGATAGAGAAGCTGAACCAGTGGCATTGGCATTTAATGCTATGGGCTTTCACGCATTTGTCTTGCGATATTCGGTCTATGGGCAAGGGAAAACAACTGCAGAAATCATTGCAGAAGGGCAATTTCCGGTTAAACCTGATGTTATTTTCCCCCATGCGCTACAAGAAACTGCTAAGGCATTTGAAATTTTGCATCAACATGCGACTGAGTGGCGCATTGATACTGATAAGATTGGCCTAGCAGGATTTTCTGCTGGTGGTCACAATACCGGGATGTACAGTAATGTATGGCATGAAGATGTGATTCAAAATGCAACAAATTTGAAGGGCAAAGCCTTGAAACCAGCATTTAATATTTCTGCCTACGCCCTAACTGATATTGCCTATTATTATCACCAAAACATTGCCAATCCTGACCCAAATATCAAGGCCTATGCAACAGCTATATCTTTAGCTTGCTTTGGAAAACCACTACCTAGTGAAGCAGAAATTGAACGTTATTCTGTCCCAGCTACTGTGAATGAACATACTGCACCAACTTTTATTTGGGCAACACGTGAAGATGATGTTGTTAATGTACGTGATTCCTTATCACTAGCCTTAGCATTAGAAGAAAATCAAATTCCGTTTGAAATGCATATCTTCCAAGAAGGACCACACGGCCTTTCAGTGGCTAACGAGCTTTCTGCAACCACGCCCAATCAAGTGAATAAAACTGCCGCGCAATGGATACCTTTGGCAGAAGCTTGGTTAAAAGAATTGATTTTAAAATAAAACAAAAACGGCAACTCCAGCTCATTATGAAAGTTGCCGTTTTTATTTTACGATTATTTTTCTGCTTGTTTGGCCATCCAGGTTTGCTGATGACCGCGAGAAATACGCATGATTTCAGTATATAAATCAGCTAATTCTTCTTTTAGTTCAGGGTTTTCTAAGTAGCCTTGAACTCTCTCAATGACTAACGCTTCACGACCAGCATCCAAAATATCTTTATTATTGGCTAGCTTAACTTCAGCTACCTTTTCAACCAATTTCGTTCTCTCTTCAAATAATTTCACGATTTCTCGGTCAAGGCGGTCAATCTCAATACGTTCGTTTTCTAACATGTCTTTCTCCTTTAGTGGATCATTTAATTTTGTGATTTTTTGTAAGTTTAAAATGTTATATTGGGAGACGGACAACGGCTAAGTCAATATACTGGCTAGCTTGTCCCAACAGTCCGCTTTATCTAAGATATTTATTTTTCATGATATTGAATTAAACATCACTACTTCGTCTAATCCATTATAAATAAGGACCAAATCAAAAGCAATTCCAAATGAGGATTGTCTAAACTATCTGGATTTATTGACGAACGTGGAAAATATCGTTATAATTTTCGAGTTGAAAATTGTGCATTATACAAAATGAATAATATGAAGGGTGGATAGATATGTCAACAGAATCTATATATGAAACAAGAGAACAAGTGAATCAAAGAACATTAGGTGATATTCGTGACCGTAAACCGGTTTTCTGGGAGAATGATAGCCATGTACCTTTCAAGAATTTAAAGGGGCAGCTGGATGTATCAGTCCTAGAGATTAAAGACGCAGAAGCTCGATTAAAAAGATTTGCACCATTTATCAAATCCGTCTTCGAAGATACGGTTGCTTTAGATGGTCTGATTGAATCACCAATTTCTGACATTGACCAATTCAAGACAGCGTTAGAAACCAATTATGATTTTTCGTTTCCGGGTCAAATGCTCCTAAAACGAGATGACTTATTACCGATTGCCGGTACCATTAAGGCTCGCGGTGCTATTTATGAAGTCTTACGTCACGCTGAAGCATTAGCCTTTGAAGAGAAATTATTATCAGGTTATGACGATGACTATTCGAAATTTGCGACTAAGACATTCCAAGATTTCTTTAAACAGTACACTGTAGTTGTTGGGACTACAGGTAACTTAGGGATTTCTTCAGGTGTGATGTCTGCCAAAATCGGCTTCAAAGTCCAAGTCCATATGTCTCATGAAGCCAAACAATGGAAGAAAGACTACTTAAGAAGTCACGGTGTCCAAGTAATCGAACATAAGACCAACTTCACAGAAGCCGTAGACCAAGGGCGTCAATCAGCTCAATCAGATCCCTATGCTTATTTTATTGATGACGAACATTCAATTCAATTGTTCTTAGGTTATACAACTGCAGCGTCAAGACTAGAAAAACAGTTAGCTGATCAAGGAATCGTTGTCGATGAAGACCATCCACTTATGGTGTATCTACCATGTGGTGTGGGTGGTAGTCCAGGTGGTATTACTTATGGTTTGAAACAAATTTACGGGGATCATGTTCACTGCTTCTTTGCTCAACCAACTCATGTACCATCTATGTTACTAGGATTAATCTCTAAGAAATTTGCAGATATCTCAGTCTATGACTTTGGGATTGATGGCTTAACCGTTATGGACGGTCTAGCAGTACCTAGAACCTCTCAAATCGTGGCTAAATTAATGTCAGGTATCTTTGATGGTGGTTATACATTGACTGACAAAGAGTCTAATCGCCTATTAACAACACTGAAAGATGTAGAAGATATTTTTGTAGAGCCAGCA encodes:
- a CDS encoding chorismate mutase codes for the protein MLENERIEIDRLDREIVKLFEERTKLVEKVAEVKLANNKDILDAGREALVIERVQGYLENPELKEELADLYTEIMRISRGHQQTWMAKQAEK
- a CDS encoding D-serine ammonia-lyase is translated as MSTESIYETREQVNQRTLGDIRDRKPVFWENDSHVPFKNLKGQLDVSVLEIKDAEARLKRFAPFIKSVFEDTVALDGLIESPISDIDQFKTALETNYDFSFPGQMLLKRDDLLPIAGTIKARGAIYEVLRHAEALAFEEKLLSGYDDDYSKFATKTFQDFFKQYTVVVGTTGNLGISSGVMSAKIGFKVQVHMSHEAKQWKKDYLRSHGVQVIEHKTNFTEAVDQGRQSAQSDPYAYFIDDEHSIQLFLGYTTAASRLEKQLADQGIVVDEDHPLMVYLPCGVGGSPGGITYGLKQIYGDHVHCFFAQPTHVPSMLLGLISKKFADISVYDFGIDGLTVMDGLAVPRTSQIVAKLMSGIFDGGYTLTDKESNRLLTTLKDVEDIFVEPAATAGLVGPQRLFTTEAGQNYLHHKNLTDKVANMTHIAWATGGSMVPADEQVLFYENGKANQ
- a CDS encoding alpha/beta hydrolase; this translates as MQKEVIKLYNDRDDVTLTSYVIDPIRTSNVNIERPAVIICPGGSYMYCSDREAEPVALAFNAMGFHAFVLRYSVYGQGKTTAEIIAEGQFPVKPDVIFPHALQETAKAFEILHQHATEWRIDTDKIGLAGFSAGGHNTGMYSNVWHEDVIQNATNLKGKALKPAFNISAYALTDIAYYYHQNIANPDPNIKAYATAISLACFGKPLPSEAEIERYSVPATVNEHTAPTFIWATREDDVVNVRDSLSLALALEENQIPFEMHIFQEGPHGLSVANELSATTPNQVNKTAAQWIPLAEAWLKELILK